Proteins encoded together in one Rossellomorea sp. y25 window:
- a CDS encoding tripartite tricarboxylate transporter TctB family protein, producing MGEVLFHVVLILVMGLFFKESFAISTGRSADPIGPAGFPQVIIVLILLLLIVSLFKAIKKSSKEKAVPLNINLAYGGLLVGIIVFIVLNDFISFTLATILFCFFLFFLLGQKNYVKMTITSIVVAVTFTLVFGNLLTVPLPRGIGLIKELSYFLY from the coding sequence ATGGGGGAAGTACTATTTCATGTTGTTCTTATACTGGTGATGGGGCTGTTTTTCAAGGAATCGTTCGCCATTTCAACAGGACGGTCGGCTGATCCAATAGGGCCGGCCGGGTTTCCACAGGTCATTATTGTGCTCATTCTATTATTATTGATCGTATCATTATTCAAAGCCATTAAGAAATCCAGTAAAGAGAAGGCTGTACCTTTAAATATTAATCTGGCATATGGCGGGCTGTTAGTAGGAATCATCGTGTTTATAGTATTGAACGATTTCATCAGCTTCACGCTGGCTACCATTCTTTTTTGCTTCTTTTTATTCTTCTTACTGGGTCAAAAAAATTATGTGAAAATGACCATCACGTCCATTGTGGTCGCGGTGACATTTACACTGGTATTCGGAAACCTATTGACCGTACCTTTACCTAGAGGAATTGGTTTGATAAAAGAATTAAGTTATTTCTTATATTGA